A stretch of Spirosoma oryzicola DNA encodes these proteins:
- a CDS encoding helix-turn-helix domain-containing protein — MLQEELNEYATRLEAIKSRFKVRNTDLARIAGVSDNSISKIMSGLTTSPDVKTLARIARKFNLSGDWLFLGEGPMIREEVPDNSLKRGLQLRDELIAQLQKELWGKFEGAIFQPISSDELDYQTAMRNYLQSVFEQPFMQSVFLPYPLANLVAPR; from the coding sequence ATGCTACAGGAAGAATTAAATGAATATGCTACCAGACTAGAGGCTATAAAGTCTAGGTTTAAAGTCAGAAATACTGATTTGGCAAGAATTGCAGGGGTTTCTGATAACTCAATTAGTAAAATTATGAGTGGGTTGACTACTTCGCCTGATGTTAAAACTTTAGCCAGGATTGCAAGAAAATTCAACTTAAGTGGAGATTGGTTGTTCTTGGGAGAAGGGCCGATGATTAGGGAAGAGGTGCCAGATAACTCCTTAAAGAGGGGCCTCCAACTAAGGGACGAACTTATAGCCCAACTCCAGAAGGAGCTTTGGGGAAAGTTTGAGGGTGCCATCTTCCAACCAATTTCCTCGGATGAATTAGACTATCAAACGGCAATGCGCAATTATTTACAGTCAGTTTTTGAGCAGCCGTTTATGCAGTCTGTTTTTTTGCCCTATCCGTTGGCAAATTTGGTGGCACCCCGTTAA